A genomic window from Variovorax paradoxus includes:
- the fliI gene encoding flagellar protein export ATPase FliI codes for MQTTAAPNAHLQAVRAALEKARANVAHCETTIASGRLTRAVGLVLEAVGLQLPVGSDCLIELPPGHPQRHAEAEVVGFAGDRLFLMSQTEVAGLVPGARVFARPGAAEPDANGMIGNAHTKRLPVGEGMLGRVVDAAGRPLDGLGPLDIARKVPLSSPPVNPLSRAPIDSVLDVGVRAINAMLTVGRGQRMGLFAGSGVGKSVLLGMMARYTSAEVIVVGLIGERGREVKDFIENTLGEEGLARAVVVAAPADNSPLLRLQGAAYATCLAEYFRDRGKDVLLIMDSLTRYAMAQREIALAVGEPPATKGYPPSVFAKLPALVERAGNGARDAQGRGGSITAFYTVLSEGDDQQDPIADSARAILDGHVVLSRTLAEAGHYPAIDIEASISRAMTALIPSSQYDSVRRFKQMLSRYQRNRDLISVGAYAPGHDLQLDQAIAMYPRIEGFLQQSMDERAGYAESIGHLEGLFAPEQRASTTTTTQRFKT; via the coding sequence ATGCAAACCACCGCCGCCCCCAACGCCCATCTGCAAGCGGTGCGCGCTGCGCTGGAGAAGGCGCGCGCCAACGTCGCGCATTGCGAGACCACCATTGCCTCGGGCCGCCTCACACGCGCCGTCGGATTGGTGCTCGAAGCCGTGGGCCTGCAACTGCCCGTGGGCAGCGACTGCCTGATCGAACTGCCGCCCGGCCATCCGCAGCGCCACGCCGAAGCCGAGGTCGTGGGCTTTGCAGGTGACCGCCTGTTCCTGATGTCGCAGACCGAAGTGGCAGGCCTCGTGCCCGGAGCACGCGTGTTCGCGCGGCCCGGCGCGGCGGAGCCCGATGCAAACGGCATGATCGGCAACGCACACACCAAGCGCCTGCCCGTGGGCGAAGGCATGCTCGGCCGCGTGGTCGATGCGGCCGGCCGTCCGCTCGACGGGCTCGGTCCGCTCGACATTGCGCGCAAGGTGCCGCTGAGCTCGCCGCCCGTCAACCCGCTGTCGCGTGCGCCCATCGACTCGGTGCTCGACGTCGGCGTGCGCGCCATCAACGCGATGCTCACCGTCGGCCGCGGCCAGCGCATGGGCCTGTTCGCCGGCTCCGGCGTGGGCAAGAGCGTGCTGCTGGGCATGATGGCGCGTTACACCAGCGCCGAAGTCATCGTGGTCGGCCTGATCGGCGAACGCGGCCGCGAGGTGAAAGACTTCATCGAGAACACGCTGGGCGAAGAGGGCCTGGCCCGCGCGGTGGTGGTGGCCGCGCCTGCCGACAACTCGCCGCTGCTACGCCTGCAGGGTGCGGCCTATGCGACCTGCCTGGCCGAATACTTTCGCGACCGCGGCAAAGACGTGCTGCTCATCATGGACTCGCTCACTCGCTACGCGATGGCGCAGCGCGAGATTGCGCTGGCCGTGGGCGAGCCGCCTGCCACCAAAGGCTATCCGCCATCGGTGTTCGCCAAGCTGCCGGCATTGGTGGAGCGCGCGGGCAACGGCGCGCGCGATGCGCAGGGACGCGGCGGCTCGATCACCGCCTTCTATACGGTGCTGTCCGAGGGCGACGACCAGCAGGACCCGATTGCCGACTCGGCGCGCGCGATTCTCGACGGCCACGTGGTGCTCTCGCGCACGCTGGCCGAGGCCGGGCACTACCCCGCCATCGACATCGAGGCCTCCATCAGCCGCGCCATGACCGCGCTGATTCCGTCTTCGCAGTACGACTCGGTGCGCCGCTTCAAACAGATGCTCTCGCGCTACCAGCGCAACCGCGACCTGATCAGCGTGGGCGCCTACGCACCCGGGCACGACCTGCAGCTCGACCAGGCCATTGCGATGTATCCGCGCATCGAAGGCTTCCTTCAGCAGTCGATGGACGAACGCGCGGGCTATGCCGAGTCGATTGGGCACCTCGAAGGCCTGTTCGCGCCCGAACAGCGCGCATCCACGACGACAACAACACAAAGATTCAAGACATGA
- the fliH gene encoding flagellar assembly protein FliH: MTSSDTNGAFGESRERLAAIHAAARHAAAGPKPAPSPTLSAWERWEMGTIDGKAPASRNKAAERNGAPPAPPAPKIDLADIARIRREARIDGEAEGRAAGLAEGRKVGHTEGLATGLAAASVHAERLRALAQSLPDALRRAEEELSQAVLALALDVARQVVHRTLKAEPEWVLPVVRDLLNTEPALRGEPRLLLNPDDVALVKNSLGNEIEAAGWQVRADDTIARGGCRVQSATGELDGTLGTRWKRVTASLHGDADGQADSL, translated from the coding sequence ATGACTTCGTCTGACACCAACGGCGCCTTCGGCGAGTCGCGCGAACGGCTTGCCGCCATCCATGCCGCCGCGCGCCATGCGGCGGCCGGACCGAAGCCCGCCCCATCGCCCACGCTTTCGGCCTGGGAGCGCTGGGAGATGGGCACCATCGACGGCAAGGCGCCCGCCAGCCGCAATAAGGCCGCCGAGCGCAACGGCGCGCCGCCCGCGCCTCCCGCACCAAAGATTGACCTTGCCGACATCGCGCGCATCCGCAGGGAAGCCCGCATCGACGGCGAGGCCGAGGGCCGCGCCGCCGGGCTTGCCGAAGGCCGCAAGGTCGGTCACACCGAAGGACTGGCCACCGGCCTCGCGGCCGCCAGCGTGCATGCCGAGCGCCTGCGCGCGCTGGCCCAGTCGCTGCCCGATGCATTGCGCCGCGCAGAAGAAGAGCTTTCGCAGGCCGTGCTCGCGCTCGCGCTCGACGTGGCCCGCCAGGTGGTGCACCGCACGCTGAAGGCCGAGCCCGAATGGGTGCTGCCCGTGGTGCGCGACCTGCTCAACACCGAGCCCGCGCTGCGCGGTGAGCCGCGCCTGCTGCTGAACCCCGATGACGTGGCACTGGTGAAGAACAGCCTGGGCAACGAGATCGAAGCCGCCGGCTGGCAGGTGCGCGCAGACGACACCATCGCGCGCGGCGGCTGCCGCGTGCAGTCCGCCACCGGCGAACTCGACGGCACGCTCGGCACCCGCTGGAAGCGCGTGACCGCCTCGCTGCACGGCGACGCCGACGGGCAGGCCGACTCGCTCTGA
- the fliG gene encoding flagellar motor switch protein FliG, with product MNSEMGTRKSAILLMALGEDRAAAALHQLPTSEVQALGLAMSKLSSVSKDELAAVLSEFRHETEQLSALHLGSTSYIRAVLKKALGDDRASNLLEDILQPDEPHGGIERLNELEAGEVAELIRDEHPQILATLLVHLDRMKASEVLEKLPARLRHDVIMRVATFGGVQPSALNELTDVLTEMLAGQGVRRSRLGGVRTAAEIVNLMSTGVEEEAIAHVREQDEALAQRIVDEMFVFENLLGLEDRSIQRLLKDIESDSLIIALKGAPMELRDKFLNNMSQRAAETLREDMELRGPVRVSQVETEQKAILQVARRLAEAGEIVIAAPGTDDFV from the coding sequence ATGAATAGCGAAATGGGAACCCGCAAGAGCGCCATCCTGCTGATGGCGCTGGGCGAAGACCGCGCCGCCGCCGCGCTGCACCAGCTGCCCACCTCCGAGGTGCAGGCGCTGGGCCTTGCAATGTCGAAGCTCAGCTCCGTCTCCAAGGACGAACTGGCCGCCGTGCTCTCCGAATTCCGCCACGAGACCGAACAGCTGTCGGCCCTGCACCTGGGCTCGACCAGCTACATCCGCGCCGTGCTGAAGAAGGCGCTGGGCGACGACCGCGCCAGCAACCTGCTCGAAGACATCCTGCAGCCCGACGAGCCGCACGGCGGCATCGAGCGGCTCAACGAGCTCGAGGCCGGCGAAGTGGCCGAACTCATCCGCGACGAGCATCCGCAGATCCTGGCAACGCTGCTCGTGCACCTGGACCGCATGAAGGCATCGGAAGTGTTGGAGAAGCTGCCGGCGCGGCTGCGCCACGACGTGATCATGCGCGTGGCCACCTTCGGCGGCGTGCAGCCGTCGGCGCTGAACGAGCTGACCGACGTGCTCACCGAGATGCTCGCGGGCCAGGGCGTGCGCCGCAGCCGCCTGGGCGGCGTGCGCACCGCGGCCGAGATCGTCAACCTCATGAGCACCGGCGTGGAAGAAGAAGCCATCGCCCATGTGCGCGAGCAGGACGAGGCGCTGGCCCAGCGCATCGTCGACGAGATGTTCGTGTTCGAGAACCTGCTGGGCCTGGAAGACCGCAGCATCCAGCGCCTGCTCAAGGACATCGAGTCCGACTCGCTCATCATCGCGCTCAAGGGCGCGCCGATGGAGCTGCGCGACAAGTTCCTCAACAACATGTCGCAACGCGCCGCCGAGACGCTGCGCGAAGACATGGAGCTGCGCGGCCCCGTGCGCGTGTCGCAGGTCGAGACCGAGCAGAAGGCCATCCTGCAAGTCGCCCGCCGTCTGGCGGAGGCTGGCGAAATCGTGATCGCGGCGCCTGGCACCGATGACTTCGTCTGA
- the fliF gene encoding flagellar basal-body MS-ring/collar protein FliF gives MSTAAPAGALPAAGNGQPALLDRMRAQPRLPLIIGGAALVAAAAAFMLWSRGPDYKVLYTNVSDRDGGAIIASLQQMNVPYKFADGGGAILIAGDKVAETRLKLAAQGLPKAGGVGFELMDNQKFGTSQFAEQVNYQRGLEGELARSIESIGAIESARVHLALPKPSLFVRDQKKPSASVVLALARGRSIDEGQVSAIVHMVSSSVPDLDAKSVTVVDQRGNLLSSARGGDRGLDVSQLKYAQEIEQGYIRRIEAILQPIVGTNNVRAQVAADIDFSVVEHTDEKYKPNQDPTQVAIRSQQSSESAQHGGGQPGGVPGALSNQPPVNPTAPITGPRAPNAPGTPPAPGTPGAPGAPGVAGSTASTAPTGPSSTRKDTTTNYELDRTIRHVQQAAGGVKRLSVAVVVNNRDAVDASGKSGSRALTPAELEQIRNLAKEAMGFSQDRGDSLNVVNSAFARDADSAPAPEVPFWRDRENIELGKTLGQYLLYALIALFAWFAVLRPLMRRHLAPPAAAAASTGPAFAPVAEPDPNAPSPDESLREREANRRKADMEYAHQAADKDPKLVATLIQHWMHNDE, from the coding sequence ATGAGCACGGCGGCGCCCGCGGGTGCTTTGCCTGCGGCCGGCAACGGCCAGCCTGCGCTACTGGACCGCATGCGCGCACAGCCCCGGCTGCCGCTGATCATCGGAGGCGCGGCCCTGGTGGCCGCCGCTGCCGCGTTCATGCTCTGGAGCCGCGGGCCCGACTACAAGGTGCTCTACACCAACGTGTCGGACCGCGACGGCGGCGCGATCATCGCGTCGCTGCAGCAGATGAACGTGCCCTACAAGTTCGCCGACGGCGGCGGCGCGATCCTGATCGCGGGCGACAAGGTGGCCGAGACGCGCCTGAAGCTCGCGGCGCAGGGCCTGCCCAAGGCGGGCGGCGTGGGCTTCGAACTGATGGACAACCAGAAGTTCGGCACCAGCCAGTTCGCCGAGCAGGTCAACTACCAGCGCGGGCTCGAAGGCGAGCTGGCGCGCTCCATCGAATCCATCGGCGCCATCGAGTCGGCCCGCGTACACCTGGCGCTGCCCAAGCCCTCGCTCTTCGTGCGCGACCAGAAGAAGCCCTCGGCCTCGGTGGTGCTCGCGCTCGCACGCGGACGCAGCATCGACGAAGGCCAGGTCAGCGCCATCGTGCACATGGTGTCCAGCAGCGTGCCCGACCTCGACGCCAAGAGCGTGACCGTGGTCGACCAGCGCGGCAACCTGCTGTCTTCGGCGCGCGGCGGCGACCGCGGGCTGGACGTGAGCCAGCTCAAGTACGCGCAGGAGATCGAGCAGGGCTACATCCGCCGCATCGAGGCGATCCTGCAGCCCATCGTGGGCACGAACAATGTGCGCGCGCAAGTGGCGGCCGACATCGACTTCTCGGTGGTCGAGCACACCGACGAGAAATACAAGCCCAACCAGGACCCGACGCAGGTCGCCATCCGCAGCCAGCAGAGCAGCGAATCGGCGCAGCACGGCGGCGGGCAACCCGGCGGCGTGCCGGGCGCGCTGTCGAACCAGCCGCCGGTGAACCCGACCGCGCCAATCACCGGGCCTCGTGCGCCGAACGCACCGGGCACGCCGCCCGCGCCGGGAACACCCGGCGCTCCGGGTGCACCGGGCGTGGCTGGCTCCACGGCCAGCACCGCCCCCACCGGCCCGAGCAGCACGCGCAAGGACACCACCACCAACTACGAGCTCGACCGCACCATTCGCCACGTGCAGCAGGCCGCCGGCGGCGTGAAGCGCCTGTCGGTCGCCGTGGTGGTGAACAACCGCGATGCGGTGGATGCATCGGGCAAGAGCGGCAGCCGCGCGCTGACCCCAGCCGAGCTGGAGCAGATCCGCAATCTCGCCAAGGAAGCCATGGGCTTCAGCCAGGATCGCGGCGACTCGCTCAACGTGGTCAACAGTGCCTTCGCCCGCGACGCCGACAGCGCCCCCGCGCCCGAAGTGCCGTTCTGGCGCGACCGCGAGAACATCGAGCTCGGCAAGACGCTGGGCCAGTACCTGCTGTACGCCCTGATCGCGCTCTTCGCCTGGTTCGCCGTGCTGCGCCCGCTGATGCGCCGGCACCTGGCTCCCCCGGCTGCGGCTGCGGCATCCACCGGCCCCGCCTTCGCGCCGGTCGCAGAGCCAGACCCGAACGCGCCCTCTCCCGACGAAAGCCTGCGCGAGCGCGAGGCCAACCGCCGCAAGGCCGACATGGAATACGCCCACCAGGCCGCCGACAAGGACCCGAAGCTGGTGGCCACCCTGATCCAGCACTGGATGCACAACGATGAATAG
- the fliE gene encoding flagellar hook-basal body complex protein FliE, whose translation MSISAIESVLQQMRATALHTGIAPAAAAGTPVEAGGFAAELQRSLSNISGAQQQAYAQAESFELGKPGVALNDVMVDLQKANVAFQTGLQVRNRLVTAYQEVMNLQA comes from the coding sequence ATGTCGATCAGTGCCATCGAATCCGTCCTGCAGCAGATGCGCGCCACCGCGCTGCACACGGGCATTGCGCCCGCGGCCGCTGCCGGTACGCCGGTCGAAGCCGGCGGTTTCGCAGCCGAGCTCCAGCGCTCGCTTTCCAACATCAGCGGCGCGCAGCAACAGGCCTATGCGCAGGCCGAGTCGTTCGAACTGGGCAAGCCCGGTGTCGCGCTCAACGACGTGATGGTCGACCTGCAGAAGGCCAACGTCGCGTTCCAGACCGGGCTGCAGGTGCGCAACCGCCTGGTGACCGCCTATCAGGAAGTGATGAACCTGCAGGCCTGA